The genomic interval CCGAAAGATAGAGGCCCAGCGGAGCCCCGAGCCCCCCGGTCCCGACAAGCAGGATCTTGGCGGCCTTCAGCTTCTTTTGGCCCTCCATGCCGACTTCAGGCATGATGAGGTGCCGGCTGTATCTCTGGATCTCATCCTGGCTGAGGTCCAGGCTCTCCGAAGCAACCTCGACGGCAGGAAGGTTGCCACCGGCGATGGAGGGCACGATGCTCACGACGTCTCCTTCCTTCACCGGTGTCCGGTCTCCCTGCAGATATCGGACGTCCTCGTCGTTGATGTAGACGTTGACAAAGTTGCGGACCTGCCCCTCATCGTTCAGCAGATGTGGCTTGAGCTCGGGAAAACACCGGACCAGTCCATCGATCACCTCACCCACGGAATCGCCGTTCAGTTCCACCTCATCCCGATTGCCCGTGAGATGCCGCAGCGCAACCGGCAGGAGCACCTTCAAAGCCATTTCTCCTCCTAAAGACTAGTCCCCTCACTCGCTGACATAGTATAGCCCGCATTTCCGGCCAGGTCGCCGGGCAGGGTATGAAATTATGCATCCGTACGGGCCCGGCCGGCAATGCGGCCCGGCTCAGCCGGCTTCGATCTCCTCCGGACTGAAACGGGACCGGTCGTCGGCCAACCTCCAGCAGGTCATGGCCCCTGCCCTTCCCTGAGTGACCGAGACAATGAGGTAGGAGTAGAAGGGCCAGGCATGATCCAGATCGAACCGAGAGGGTCGGGCCTCGGCATTGGGATGGGAGTGGTAGAAGCCCAGAACATCCATCCCGTTTTCCCGAGCGCGTCTCTCGGCCTCGAACATGGTTCGCGGAGAAATCAGAAATCGATTATGCTGGTCGCTCTCTTTCCGCGCATTCTCGGCAGGCAGCAATTCCAGGATGTGCTTGTCTCCCTGAACCAACCTCCCCAGCATCAAGCCGCAACACTCCCTGGGATAGGTGGCCTCCCCATGGGCCTCGATGGCCCCAGGGTGCTCCCGTTTGAGCTTAACCCGCATTTCTCACCAGGCCGCATCGCCTACGGTAGTAAAGTACTCGTGTTTAACATCTTGCGGCGCTTTGTATGGAGTCTTCAGCCTACACACGGCGCTGGGCGGGCCCTGGCTTGTCCTTTTCCCTTCAGCGCATCCATGCTCGCTCGACCGTAGTCACCGCTACGCTCTTCGCTCGCGAGCACGCGCTGAAGGGAAAATGCCTGCGCCATGATCACGCCCCCTGGTGAGAAATGCGGGTTAATTGCCACCCTTGCCGACTCCCCAGAACCGCTCGTTCAAGTATTTCATGCCCCCGTCGCACAGCACCGTCACCACAACCCCGGCGTCCAGGTTCCTGGCGATCTCGACAGCCGCCACCACGTTGGCTCCCGCCGAGATACCAACCAGAAGCCCCTCTTCCCGGGCCAGCCGGCGAACCATCTCCTGAGCTGCTTCGGTGGACACCTCCAAATGCCTGTCGGCCAATTCGGCATTGTAGATGGGCGGGACAATGGAGGAAGGCATGTGCTTCATCCCCTCCAGGCCGTGCAGAGGCGAATCCGGCTGCATGGCGATACACTCGACGCCCGGATCGAACTCCTTGAGCCTGCGGGTGGTTCCCACAAAGGTGCCGCTGGTGCCGAGCCCGGCCACGAAATGGGTCACCCGCCCGGCGGTTTGCTCGTAGATTTCCACGGCGGTGCTTCGGTAATGAGCTTGCCAATTGGCCGGGTTGCCGTACTGGTCCGGATAGAAATACAGGTCCGGGTTTTCCGAGTACAGTTTCTTGGCTGCCCGAATGGCTCCGTCGGAGCCCTCTCTGCCGCTGGTCAAGACCAGTTCGGCACCATAAGCCTGCAAGATCTTGAGTCGTTCCGGGGTCACGTTTTCCGGCATGGCCAAACGCACCGGAATCTCCCTCACCGCCCCGATCATGGCATAGGCAATCCCGGTGTTCCCGGAGGTGGCGTCCAGCAGGACCTTGCCCGGCTTGAGCCTGCCGGAGCGCTCCCCCTGTTCGATCATCTCGAGCGCGGGACGGTCCTTGATCGAACCCCCGGGATTGAACCACTCCGCCTTGGCATAGACGGCCACATCGGGTGCACCTCCCCACACCCGCTTAAGGGGAATCAGAGGAGTGTTGCCGATCGTATCCAGAACGGCCGTTGCTCCACCGGCTTCCAGAGTCTTGCACTCCATGGACAGCACCTTGACCCGTCGCTCGACTGCAATCCACCACCGACTTCCGCAGCCCCGTAGACTAACATGATCGCCACTGCTTCACAATCTCCCCCCGAGGCAGTGTCCTCTGATATACTTCCGTCCGTCTCACTCCCTCCACGACGGCAAATCTCCCTCGAAAAATCGTTGTTTTTCTGCCGGCGGCAAGCTGCGCCGGTGAGGCAGGACTCTGTCTCCCAGGTCGAGACCGCTATCGAATTCCGAAGGCCCACCCGGATGGACGAAGACACGCTCTCCTGCCTGATGCTGACCTCGGTACAGGGACTGGGCTGCCGGGGCGCCCACCGGCTGATGGCTGCCCTGGGATCGCCCCGGGCGGTGGTCCAGGCAGCCCCCGGCACTCTCAACCGCCTGGGCCTTTCCCGGGATATCGCCAGATCCCTCTCCTCAAGACAGCTTCGCCTGCAAGCCGAAAGGGAGCTGCAAAAGTGCCGCCAGCACCAGGTCACCGTGCTGACCCTCGGAGATGCCCGATACCCCTCCCTGCTCAAGGAAATTTTCGATCCACCCATCGTCCTGTTCGCCTCCGGAGACCTTTCGTGCCTTGCCGTTCCCTCGATTTCAATGGTGGGTTCCCGCAAGGCCACCGCTTACGGCCTCAATGCGGCCGAGAAGATCGCCTGCGATCTTGCGGAACATGGACTCCTGGTCACCAGTGGACTGGCGCGAGGCATTGACACCGCCTCCCACCGGGGGGCATTGCGGGGCAAGGGACAAACAGTGGCCGTCCTGGGCAGCGGCCTCGACTCCATTTATCCGCGTGAAAACCGGTCCCTCGCCCGGCAGATACGGGCCAACGGCTGCATCCTCTCCGAGTTTCCTCTCG from Acidobacteriota bacterium carries:
- a CDS encoding PLP-dependent cysteine synthase family protein: MECKTLEAGGATAVLDTIGNTPLIPLKRVWGGAPDVAVYAKAEWFNPGGSIKDRPALEMIEQGERSGRLKPGKVLLDATSGNTGIAYAMIGAVREIPVRLAMPENVTPERLKILQAYGAELVLTSGREGSDGAIRAAKKLYSENPDLYFYPDQYGNPANWQAHYRSTAVEIYEQTAGRVTHFVAGLGTSGTFVGTTRRLKEFDPGVECIAMQPDSPLHGLEGMKHMPSSIVPPIYNAELADRHLEVSTEAAQEMVRRLAREEGLLVGISAGANVVAAVEIARNLDAGVVVTVLCDGGMKYLNERFWGVGKGGN
- a CDS encoding M67 family metallopeptidase, with protein sequence MRVKLKREHPGAIEAHGEATYPRECCGLMLGRLVQGDKHILELLPAENARKESDQHNRFLISPRTMFEAERRARENGMDVLGFYHSHPNAEARPSRFDLDHAWPFYSYLIVSVTQGRAGAMTCWRLADDRSRFSPEEIEAG
- the dprA gene encoding DNA-processing protein DprA produces the protein MDEDTLSCLMLTSVQGLGCRGAHRLMAALGSPRAVVQAAPGTLNRLGLSRDIARSLSSRQLRLQAERELQKCRQHQVTVLTLGDARYPSLLKEIFDPPIVLFASGDLSCLAVPSISMVGSRKATAYGLNAAEKIACDLAEHGLLVTSGLARGIDTASHRGALRGKGQTVAVLGSGLDSIYPRENRSLARQIRANGCILSEFPLGTRPLPQNFPIRNRIISGISLATCLVEANQSSGSLITSRLALDQGREVLAVPGNITSTTSYGPNMWIKQGAKLVQDWRDIAEELPPFIQERLQAPTGPPPSETLTENERTVLESLSADQAMPIDQLLESTRLTSSELLCTLSELEMKDRIRQFPGKAFLKRL